One Acidiferrobacteraceae bacterium genomic window carries:
- the slmA gene encoding nucleoid occlusion factor SlmA, with amino-acid sequence MSRGRSGERRQQILETLARLLQDTPGQPIRTAALAREAGVSEAALYRHFPGKTQMFEELIGFAEDSLFSRVRKIVDDNAPVADKVNGILTLVLGFADHNPGISRVLSGDALVGETEQLRKRVAQLFDRLQTELRQLLRDAGLRGELRGGANDIAGLLIRFVDGAIAGFVRSGFRDSPLQGWEEQWALFRAALFA; translated from the coding sequence GTGAGCCGCGGACGCAGCGGCGAGCGGCGCCAGCAAATTCTCGAGACCCTGGCGCGCCTGCTCCAGGATACTCCGGGGCAGCCCATCCGTACGGCGGCGCTGGCGCGCGAGGCCGGCGTGTCCGAGGCGGCCCTGTACCGGCACTTCCCCGGCAAGACCCAGATGTTCGAGGAACTGATCGGGTTCGCGGAAGACTCCCTGTTTTCGCGTGTGCGCAAGATCGTTGATGACAATGCGCCAGTCGCGGACAAGGTCAACGGCATACTGACGCTGGTGCTGGGCTTTGCCGATCACAATCCCGGGATCAGTCGGGTCCTGAGTGGCGATGCGCTGGTTGGCGAAACCGAACAACTGCGCAAACGTGTTGCGCAGTTGTTCGACCGCCTGCAGACGGAGTTGCGACAGCTGTTGCGGGATGCCGGGCTGCGCGGGGAGTTGCGCGGAGGCGCCAACGATATTGCCGGTCTGTTGATTCGCTTCGTCGATGGCGCGATCGCCGGATTCGTGCGCAGTGGATTTCGCGATTCCCCCTTGCAGGGCTGGGAGGAGCAGTGGGCCCTGTTTCGTGCGGCCCTGTTCGCCTAG
- a CDS encoding ThiF family adenylyltransferase, whose protein sequence is MLNRVSVTTQTPLVSGAVIRMEGQIAVFDPRAANSPCYRCLYGEAETIDERCSETGVLAPLPGIIGAVQATEVIKVLLGLGESLAGKLLLLDALTMEWRTLRLKKDPACPVCAS, encoded by the coding sequence CATGCTGAACCGCGTGTCCGTGACAACACAAACGCCACTTGTCTCCGGCGCGGTCATCCGCATGGAAGGCCAGATCGCGGTGTTCGATCCGCGAGCCGCGAACAGCCCCTGCTATCGCTGCCTGTATGGCGAGGCCGAAACCATCGACGAACGGTGTTCCGAGACCGGTGTCCTGGCACCACTACCCGGCATCATCGGCGCGGTGCAAGCGACCGAAGTCATCAAGGTATTGCTGGGCCTGGGGGAGAGTCTTGCGGGCAAGCTACTGCTACTGGACGCCCTGACCATGGAATGGCGAACGCTCCGCCTGAAGAAAGATCCCGCCTGTCCGGTGTGTGCTTCCTAG